CTGAAAAGAAAATCCCAGGTTTTCCCGGAATCTGTTATCAATGTGAATTTTATGAAGATGGATATTCGGACTTGAGGGTAAGGCAACTTCTCGGAGAAAACCTTCATGAATCTCTTGGTCGAGCAGTGCCTAAACGTAAATCAGAGTTTGTAGCTGGAAGATACTTGGCACGAAAAGCATTAACGTCCCTGGGAGCGAACAGCACTTCAGTGGGAATAGGAGATAATCGAATGCCATTATGGCCGGATTCTTTTGTTGGATCAATTAGCCATTGTAGAGAATTTGCAATTTGCGCCGTGGCAAAACAAAACAATTTAAAAGGAATCGGCATAGATATTGAGAATATACTCAATGAAAAATCCGCCAAGGATATTGTTAACAGTATACTTCTTGAACCTGAGCATAAGCTTGTAGAGTCATATAGCACGCCAAACCCATCTGTACTTACACTTATTTTTTCCGCCAAGGAAAGTCTTTTTAAAGCACTGTATCCTGAAGTAGGATATTATTTTGGTTTCGATGTTGCGCAAACGACAGCAATAAATTTTCAAACTGGTAAGTTTACGCTGAAGCTGGTGCAGGAACTCACTCCAGCTTTGCCTGTAGGCATTCGTTTTGAAGGGCTATTCGAACTTGATAACAACAAGGTTTTCACGGTGGTGATTATGCCGGCTTTAACGGACACCAACATCTAACTCATAAACTCCCCCCCCAGCCATAATACAACAGACTGCGGAAAACTTGGCAACATTAAAATTAGATCAGGATCCAGAGTTTATAACGGGCTCCGGAGCCCCTGCCCCACACAATCTGGCAGCATTCAAAATACTGTGTCATTTATTTACTATTATCAAAAAAATAAATGACCCATGACCCAATCCACTTTCGATATGGATGCTGCCGTCATAGCGCTATGTGAGGATAAAACCCTAGCTGCAAAGGCGGTATCTTGCCCCACCTGATTAAAATGATATAAATATCTTAATCATATAAATCTCGGAAAATTTAAAGATTTTTCAAATCATGTACACAAAATTCTGCCAGCAGTTATTTTTACCATCGTGCATTTATTTTTTCACTTTCATATTTCAACACTGGATTCAGAAAATACTCGATAAAAAGTTTTCACTTTTCCCGGACGAAAATATCACCCGACTTATTTAGGACCCTGAGGCAACTGATTTCACAGGCTCCAAGGAGGCATCCCAGCTCTTACCAATTCGCTGTATGGCTCTCAAACTAACCGTGGCAATTTCAGCCAGATGCAGCTGGCTCCATGCCTTGGTGAATCCCGGACTGATGATTTTCTTTGCGTTAACTTACTCTTCCAAATCTCTGCCCCCCTGAAAATTGAGTAATATTTTCAGGGGATCAACCTTAATCAGTTACGGCAAACATATGACATCTGTACACGTTCTGGACAACAGGACTGTAAAACGCCCGGTTTTGGGCCGACTTGCAGTTTTGACGGGACAGAACTAAGGCCCAGCCCACGAAGTGAGCGGCGATGGACTATTGGTCTGTATTCTTATAGCTTGCTTTTTTGGCAACCTATTGCCTTACATTCACGGATTCTATCTTGAAGCTGGTTGGTGCGCGCAACAGTCATTGACGTCGTACATTGAAGACTGACAAAAAACTGACCATTTTTATGGACGCTACAGGCTCTATTACGGCGCTTTATCCAAGATACTTGCGTAGTTTTTAGCCTGTTTTTTTCTTGATTCGTCAGAAAAGAGCGGAGCTCAACATAAGCTGTGTTTAATTCCTTGTCTGATTCTTGATACACCTTATTTAGACAATACAGCCCATCAAAGTCATCTCTCGGCTTATCGCAATTATCAGCAAATACTGGGCTGGAAATTAGTATGGCGATAAATAGAAGTACATTTTTCATCGTATTTCCTTTTCTTTTGATTTTAGGCATAACAGCTGTATTCACCAACCACTGCGTTATGCGATTTTCCCACTATATCCGAAGACACTGCCATACTACCAAAACGTAAACTATTTATTTCACAGAAAATTAGACCAAAGCCCTAAAGACCTGCCAATCAGGATATATTGCCAAATGCGCTATAT
This region of Microbulbifer sp. SAOS-129_SWC genomic DNA includes:
- a CDS encoding 4'-phosphopantetheinyl transferase superfamily protein codes for the protein MLSCSLNPYIKDLSEKKIPGFPGICYQCEFYEDGYSDLRVRQLLGENLHESLGRAVPKRKSEFVAGRYLARKALTSLGANSTSVGIGDNRMPLWPDSFVGSISHCREFAICAVAKQNNLKGIGIDIENILNEKSAKDIVNSILLEPEHKLVESYSTPNPSVLTLIFSAKESLFKALYPEVGYYFGFDVAQTTAINFQTGKFTLKLVQELTPALPVGIRFEGLFELDNNKVFTVVIMPALTDTNI
- a CDS encoding lysozyme inhibitor LprI family protein encodes the protein MKNVLLFIAILISSPVFADNCDKPRDDFDGLYCLNKVYQESDKELNTAYVELRSFLTNQEKNRLKTTQVSWIKRRNRACSVHKNGQFFVSLQCTTSMTVARTNQLQDRIRECKAIGCQKSKL